The proteins below are encoded in one region of Ereboglobus luteus:
- the dnaE gene encoding DNA polymerase III subunit alpha, which yields MSAPIVTNVTPSAPAKDFIHLHVHSDRSLLDGCCQVDKLCKHAASLGMTALALTDHGNLFGAIDFYNAAKKENLKPIIGCEIYLVEGSRLEKQGRAEDGKSYYHLGLLAKNLTGYQNLLKLVSDAHLHGFYYKPRADWETLAKYSEGLIAFSGCLAAIIPQHLMHDREQEARAACARFVDIFGKENFVIEIQDHGIPEQIKIIPGLLKLGEEFGLRVIASNDVHYIRDTDADPHDAMLCIQTGAKLEDRDRMRFDTKEFYLKSHDEMARLFAEVPESITNTRAIAEMCDLKIPFPKGSERYPKYPLPVEIKSVYSPSEYLHKLCVDGLKQRYGIDHDEVAARPAVAERLEKLATALVAGQKAVEERGITIDKLAPGEKPQPPDNNGLAPEEILVVRTAYELAIINLTTYVDYFLVVWDFIRWAKEHDIPVGPGRGSGAGSLVAYLLAITNIDPIRFGLLFERFLNPERVSAPDFDIDFCMRRRGEVIDYVREKYGRDCVANIITYGTMGAKMAIRDIARVNSLSFADSDRIAKMIPDELNISLTDSIKKSAELRLEIDRNPGTKRIIDTALVVEGMVRNTGKHAAGIIITDKPLDEFVPLTLQEGDVTVQYDMSAVGKLGLLKMDFLGLKTLTIISDAVENIRRTADPDFDIEKIPLDDPVTYKLLNAGKTVGVFQLESEGMQNAARQVGISSIDDINAISALYRPGPMQFIPNYAAGKKDPASITYPHKLLEPVLKETFGVIVYQEQVMECARVIAGYTLGGADMLRRAMGKKDQAEMDRQRGIFVEGAKKTNNIDSKKANEIFDLLNKFAQYGFNKSHSAAYAMIAYQTAYMKANYPVQFMAAVLTAELGNAEKVSHFIAEAEAMGITVLGPDINESGPNFTPVVARAAESGGTTGDSPAPSGKIRFGLAGIKGVGEQAAVKSRDERDANGPYTGFENYILRSDPRAINKRVLENLVATGAFDFSGEERETLFPRIDLALGALSELQRKYPALKKDAGKPKEEAPAGTMLFDLGTLDSAPPIPPMGELEKEFAQILKHSRKVTPAASTVSIDDDHDTLALGAVAKGKKKTASTGAAERILTKENRLQFEKELLGFYVSGHPLNEFTGLVEALDTHAIGNLIMLPDRTEFRLCGICSNIAKRLSKKDNRPWASFVLSNKNGAITLNMFASTYEEYGAVLAENALVAVQGMVQVNKEGEKRIQLNECYSLAPFIAQNIRRITWLLKPDHPELPEFLKALRKTLDQTPGKTETSFAFLFEDRVAPIAEAVDSLAWTFTTECFNQIRNHPAVLGAQIHVRPLILKRQERRWAPKRD from the coding sequence GTGTCCGCTCCCATCGTCACCAACGTCACGCCCTCCGCGCCCGCGAAGGATTTTATCCACCTCCACGTCCACTCCGACCGCTCGCTGCTCGACGGGTGCTGCCAGGTTGACAAACTTTGCAAACACGCCGCGTCGCTCGGCATGACCGCGCTCGCCCTCACCGACCACGGAAATCTCTTCGGCGCGATCGACTTTTACAACGCCGCAAAAAAGGAAAACCTCAAGCCCATCATCGGTTGCGAAATCTACCTCGTCGAGGGCTCGCGACTCGAAAAACAGGGCCGGGCCGAGGACGGCAAATCCTACTACCACCTCGGGCTTCTCGCCAAAAATCTCACCGGCTACCAAAACCTCCTCAAGCTCGTCTCCGATGCGCACCTGCACGGCTTTTATTACAAACCGCGCGCCGACTGGGAAACGCTCGCGAAATATTCAGAGGGCCTCATCGCGTTCTCCGGCTGCCTCGCCGCGATCATCCCGCAACACCTCATGCACGATCGCGAGCAGGAGGCCCGCGCCGCATGCGCCCGTTTTGTCGATATTTTTGGCAAGGAAAACTTCGTCATCGAAATCCAGGACCACGGCATCCCCGAGCAAATCAAAATTATCCCCGGACTGCTCAAGCTCGGCGAGGAATTCGGCCTGCGCGTCATCGCCTCCAACGACGTCCACTACATCCGCGACACCGACGCCGACCCGCACGACGCCATGCTCTGCATCCAGACCGGCGCCAAGCTCGAGGACCGCGACCGCATGCGTTTCGACACGAAGGAGTTTTACCTCAAATCGCACGACGAAATGGCGCGCCTCTTCGCCGAGGTCCCCGAGTCGATCACCAACACCCGCGCCATCGCCGAGATGTGCGACCTCAAGATCCCGTTTCCGAAAGGCTCCGAGCGTTACCCGAAATATCCCCTGCCCGTCGAAATCAAAAGCGTGTATTCACCTTCTGAATACCTCCACAAACTCTGCGTCGACGGCCTCAAGCAACGCTACGGCATCGACCACGACGAGGTCGCCGCGCGCCCCGCCGTCGCCGAACGGCTCGAAAAACTCGCCACCGCCCTCGTCGCCGGGCAAAAGGCAGTCGAGGAGCGCGGAATCACAATCGACAAACTCGCCCCCGGGGAAAAACCCCAGCCGCCCGACAACAACGGCCTCGCGCCCGAGGAGATCCTCGTCGTGCGCACCGCCTACGAACTCGCCATCATCAACCTCACCACCTACGTCGATTATTTTCTCGTCGTCTGGGACTTCATCCGCTGGGCCAAGGAGCACGACATCCCCGTCGGCCCGGGGCGCGGCTCCGGCGCGGGCAGCCTCGTCGCCTACCTGCTCGCAATCACCAACATCGACCCCATCCGCTTCGGCCTCCTCTTCGAGCGCTTCCTCAATCCCGAGCGCGTTTCCGCGCCCGACTTCGACATCGATTTTTGCATGCGCCGCCGCGGCGAAGTCATCGACTACGTCCGCGAAAAATACGGCCGCGATTGCGTCGCCAACATCATCACCTACGGCACCATGGGCGCGAAAATGGCCATCCGCGACATCGCCCGCGTCAACAGCCTCTCCTTCGCCGACTCCGATCGCATCGCGAAGATGATCCCCGACGAGCTCAACATCTCGCTCACGGACTCGATCAAAAAATCCGCCGAGCTCCGCCTCGAAATCGACCGCAACCCCGGCACCAAGCGCATCATCGACACCGCCCTCGTCGTCGAGGGCATGGTGCGCAACACCGGCAAGCACGCCGCCGGCATCATCATCACCGACAAGCCGCTCGACGAATTCGTGCCGCTCACGCTCCAGGAAGGCGACGTCACCGTGCAATACGACATGAGCGCCGTGGGCAAACTCGGCCTCCTGAAAATGGATTTTCTCGGCCTCAAAACGCTCACCATTATTTCCGACGCCGTTGAAAACATCCGCCGCACCGCCGATCCCGATTTCGACATCGAAAAAATCCCGCTCGACGATCCCGTCACCTACAAACTCCTCAACGCGGGCAAAACCGTCGGCGTCTTCCAGCTCGAATCCGAGGGCATGCAAAACGCCGCGCGCCAGGTCGGCATCTCGTCGATCGACGACATCAACGCCATCTCCGCGCTCTACCGCCCCGGCCCGATGCAGTTCATCCCCAACTACGCCGCCGGCAAAAAAGACCCCGCCTCAATCACCTACCCCCACAAACTCCTCGAACCCGTCCTCAAGGAAACCTTCGGCGTCATCGTCTACCAGGAACAAGTCATGGAGTGCGCCCGCGTCATCGCAGGCTACACCCTCGGCGGCGCCGACATGCTCCGCCGCGCCATGGGCAAAAAAGACCAGGCCGAGATGGACCGCCAGCGCGGCATCTTCGTCGAGGGGGCGAAAAAGACGAACAACATCGACTCCAAAAAAGCCAACGAGATCTTCGATTTGCTGAACAAGTTCGCGCAATACGGCTTCAACAAATCGCACTCCGCCGCCTACGCCATGATCGCGTATCAAACCGCGTATATGAAGGCCAACTACCCCGTGCAATTCATGGCCGCCGTGCTCACCGCCGAACTCGGCAACGCCGAAAAAGTCTCGCACTTCATCGCCGAGGCCGAGGCGATGGGCATCACCGTCCTCGGTCCCGACATCAACGAATCCGGCCCCAACTTCACACCCGTTGTCGCGCGCGCCGCCGAATCAGGCGGCACCACGGGCGACTCGCCCGCGCCATCCGGCAAAATCCGTTTCGGCCTCGCCGGCATCAAGGGCGTCGGCGAGCAGGCCGCCGTCAAATCGCGCGACGAACGCGATGCCAACGGCCCCTACACCGGATTCGAAAACTACATCCTCCGATCCGACCCGCGCGCCATCAACAAACGCGTGCTCGAAAACCTCGTCGCCACCGGCGCGTTCGATTTCAGCGGCGAGGAACGCGAAACCCTCTTCCCCCGCATCGACCTCGCCCTCGGCGCGCTCAGCGAGCTGCAACGCAAATACCCCGCGCTCAAAAAGGACGCCGGCAAACCCAAGGAGGAAGCCCCCGCCGGCACGATGCTCTTCGACCTCGGCACGCTCGACAGCGCCCCCCCCATCCCGCCCATGGGCGAACTCGAAAAAGAATTCGCCCAAATCCTGAAACACTCGCGCAAAGTCACCCCCGCCGCATCCACCGTGTCAATCGATGACGACCACGACACGCTCGCCCTCGGCGCGGTCGCCAAAGGCAAAAAGAAAACCGCGTCCACCGGCGCCGCCGAACGCATCCTCACCAAGGAAAACCGCCTCCAGTTTGAAAAGGAACTGCTCGGCTTCTACGTCAGCGGACACCCGCTCAACGAATTCACCGGCCTTGTCGAGGCGCTCGACACCCACGCCATCGGCAACCTCATCATGCTGCCCGACCGCACCGAGTTTCGCCTCTGTGGCATTTGCAGCAACATCGCCAAGCGCCTCTCGAAAAAAGACAACCGCCCCTGGGCCTCATTTGTCCTCTCCAACAAAAACGGCGCCATCACGCTCAACATGTTTGCGAGCACCTACGAGGAATACGGCGCGGTGCTCGCGGAAAACGCCCTCGTCGCCGTGCAAGGCATGGTGCAGGTAAACAAGGAAGGAGAAAAGCGCATCCAGCTCAACGAGTGTTATTCGCTGGCGCCGTTCATCGCGCAAAATATCCGCCGCATCACCTGGCTGCTAAAACCGGATCATCCCGAATTGCCCGAATTCCTAAAAGCGTTGCGCAAAACCCTCGACCAAACCCCCGGAAAAACCGAAACCTCCTTCGCGTTTCTTTTCGAGGACCGCGTCGCGCCCATCGCCGAGGCCGTCGATTCACTGGCATGGACTTTCACGACCGAGTGCTTCAACCAAATCCGCAACCACCCCGCAGTCCTTGGCGCGCAAATCCACGTCAGGCCGCTCATCCTCAAGCGCCAGGAACGCCGATGGGCGCCGAAACGGGATTAG
- a CDS encoding fibronectin type III domain-containing protein, with product MKPKHNVPAILTCIFFVFAGILSTHASTPASNPTLWLRSDEGVQIMPSMQTGMDTVVFWNDYLSPWRGAEATGYWKMGEDSGFTVIHNGLNGSPSLRYEPMWSNDPGLKIFSNCIDSGASSAEYFVLLKSDPWAFGVPLSLGHSWGLEYSGQSFIRDSFGRGYDSVDMDSMSIGLPLDDWRIYHAAATASEWFARLDGNTLVQTPAMPFQVYPWNGGIGIYHGWSGEIAEIIVYSRTLTEGERQQTTDYLRARRGGSIGAVTPPSSLSTSAIDYNYATLQWSASATPGVWYEIERRTGTSGAWTLICSTSTGQTSHTNYNLSPSTTYQYRIRAVKNGIRSDYGSTLTVTTPAGTPPAPPANLTVTYVGADPETGSPLVRLEWTPPNPTPDNYLLYVKNGDNNQFFGAQYISGRDTFHVTTRAFWGAPNYYKLTSLRHPLESEFSDQAMIVIKPQKPSGPVANNLSDTSIRLMWFDTGWAGNTFELQRKPASAGDGAWETIYTVVDPADINGNGVIYHTDTGLLPGTAYNYRLRTHNSGGSSDYSHYTHTTTGEPPDDGEPPVAISQTIALFQDTPQTITLQGYSPEGNLLTYAIVANPANGTLSGTPPSLTYTPDANYTGGDSFTFKINDGGMDSAPATVSLDIYPPDADSTTRRLVITSPADNATLLTRTEIKGSALDPDFDRYELQYRPVAAAGSAPASWTTFARDIRRVGVGGTPGTLGHLEPGMMRNGVYELRILLHTASGSPATRESASVKIVIEGQRKIGPFTISFKDYSGSASGVPIEVVRTYDSRDRDIDGDFGHGWNLAVNTITLRKNRSIATGWEQVRAGLYVPTYSLQKQPGARHLIALQFPDGSTSTFEVNAACSYNYPLYNNPSRTTPVFQPAGNRSKGTLAIAAAPTSFYVSATPDQEDNGPVTLSTQSYAYYNAYQFNPTRFTYTDVAGNKYTIDEKLGLIDQTTPQGQKITFNRDAQGRVTGYTHSNGTSLTIHRDPVTHRITGITTPEGDTIAYTCDANGDLAGHTDRAGATTSFTYYTDSPDPRDAHLAHFLKEIIDPNNTPAIRNEYDEQGRLIRQTDALGNPVEYTHNTEAATEIVTDRLGYTTAHAYDDEGNITRTVQADGSEINYAFGDPFNPNAVTQKTDALGRVTTYEYDSAGRVKKEINDLGEFTETVYNAQGNPTQSKDARGNITKTDYLGNGLPSKLTDAEGNATTFNSYDARGNLTQFTDAAGRATQVTYTAADKILTQTSPDGILTTFEYDAHGHVSKQTRVKNGLTEITGYINDPEGRVLQTTHPDGTITTTQYNPNGKPVLVTDAAGRATATEYDAAGNVIKSPPRPRPRPTASNPLSPKPSTTPKAVPPTKKTPPASGRAPTTTRWDAPSPPITSAPASHAPKPPPPPSATANRSVSPATTPRARSPTPTTRSATAPITPTTAPDAARPSRLRASRPRSSRSTPRAMPSTSPPTARSTPPASPPTPTTPTATSSSSPTPTATPRPTPTTKTTAAPAPPITTARSPKPNTTSLAAAKK from the coding sequence ATGAAGCCCAAGCATAACGTCCCCGCCATATTGACCTGCATCTTTTTTGTGTTTGCAGGTATCCTGTCAACTCACGCGTCAACCCCCGCGTCGAATCCCACCCTGTGGCTGCGCTCTGACGAGGGTGTGCAAATCATGCCTTCCATGCAGACCGGCATGGACACGGTCGTTTTCTGGAACGACTACCTCTCCCCTTGGCGCGGAGCCGAGGCCACCGGTTATTGGAAAATGGGCGAGGACAGCGGGTTCACAGTGATTCACAACGGGCTGAACGGCAGTCCGTCCCTGCGTTATGAGCCGATGTGGAGCAACGACCCGGGGCTGAAAATCTTTTCCAATTGCATCGATTCGGGAGCATCTTCAGCCGAGTATTTTGTCCTCCTAAAATCCGACCCCTGGGCATTCGGCGTTCCTCTAAGCCTTGGCCATTCATGGGGGCTGGAATACAGCGGGCAAAGTTTCATCCGTGATTCCTTTGGCCGCGGCTACGATTCGGTGGATATGGACAGCATGTCCATCGGGCTTCCGCTCGATGACTGGCGAATCTATCACGCGGCGGCGACTGCAAGCGAGTGGTTTGCCCGCCTTGATGGCAATACGCTCGTCCAAACCCCGGCGATGCCATTTCAAGTGTATCCATGGAATGGCGGCATAGGCATTTATCACGGATGGTCCGGTGAAATTGCCGAGATTATCGTTTACAGTCGCACACTCACGGAAGGCGAGCGTCAGCAAACCACTGATTATTTGCGCGCACGTCGGGGTGGCTCGATCGGGGCGGTTACGCCCCCGTCGTCCCTTTCGACCTCGGCCATTGATTATAATTACGCGACCCTGCAATGGTCCGCGTCAGCAACGCCCGGCGTGTGGTATGAAATTGAGCGTCGCACGGGAACATCGGGGGCGTGGACGCTCATCTGTTCAACCTCCACTGGGCAGACCTCTCACACCAACTACAACCTCAGCCCGAGCACCACCTACCAGTATCGCATTCGTGCCGTCAAAAACGGCATTCGCTCGGATTACGGCAGCACGCTCACCGTTACGACGCCCGCGGGCACGCCACCGGCTCCGCCGGCAAACCTCACGGTCACTTATGTCGGCGCCGATCCGGAAACCGGCAGCCCGCTCGTTCGCTTGGAGTGGACGCCCCCGAATCCAACGCCGGACAACTATCTCCTTTACGTGAAGAACGGCGACAACAACCAGTTCTTTGGGGCGCAGTATATTTCAGGGAGAGACACATTCCATGTCACCACCCGCGCGTTTTGGGGCGCGCCCAACTACTACAAGCTGACATCGCTCAGGCACCCGCTGGAGAGCGAGTTCAGCGATCAGGCCATGATTGTCATCAAGCCGCAAAAACCATCCGGCCCCGTTGCAAACAATCTCAGCGACACTTCCATCCGCCTCATGTGGTTCGACACCGGCTGGGCCGGCAACACCTTCGAGCTGCAACGCAAGCCCGCCAGCGCCGGGGACGGCGCATGGGAAACCATTTACACAGTGGTCGATCCCGCCGACATCAACGGCAACGGCGTGATCTACCACACCGACACCGGGCTTCTCCCCGGCACCGCCTACAACTACCGCCTGCGAACCCACAACAGCGGCGGAAGCTCTGATTACTCCCACTACACCCACACCACCACCGGCGAACCGCCGGACGACGGCGAGCCGCCCGTTGCAATTTCCCAAACCATTGCGCTCTTCCAAGACACTCCGCAGACAATTACGCTCCAAGGGTATTCCCCCGAAGGCAATTTGCTGACCTATGCCATTGTCGCAAATCCCGCCAACGGCACGCTCTCGGGCACGCCTCCCTCGCTCACCTACACGCCGGACGCAAACTACACGGGCGGGGACAGCTTCACCTTCAAGATCAACGACGGCGGCATGGACAGCGCGCCCGCCACCGTGAGCCTCGACATCTATCCGCCCGATGCCGACAGCACCACCCGCCGCCTCGTCATCACGTCGCCGGCGGACAACGCCACCTTGCTCACACGCACCGAAATCAAGGGCAGCGCGCTCGATCCCGATTTCGACCGCTACGAACTGCAATACCGTCCCGTGGCCGCCGCGGGCTCCGCCCCCGCGTCGTGGACAACCTTTGCCAGGGATATTCGTCGTGTCGGTGTCGGCGGCACTCCCGGCACGCTCGGCCACCTTGAACCCGGCATGATGCGCAACGGCGTCTATGAATTGCGCATCCTCCTGCACACCGCCAGCGGTTCGCCGGCCACTCGCGAAAGCGCCAGTGTGAAAATCGTCATTGAGGGCCAGCGCAAAATCGGCCCCTTCACAATCAGCTTCAAGGATTACAGCGGCAGCGCGTCCGGCGTGCCGATCGAGGTCGTCCGCACCTACGACAGTCGCGATCGCGACATCGACGGCGATTTCGGCCACGGCTGGAATCTCGCGGTCAATACCATCACGCTTCGCAAAAACCGGAGCATCGCCACGGGCTGGGAGCAGGTCAGGGCCGGGCTTTATGTCCCGACCTACTCGCTGCAAAAACAACCCGGCGCGCGCCACCTCATCGCGCTCCAGTTCCCCGACGGAAGCACCTCGACCTTTGAGGTGAACGCCGCGTGCAGCTACAACTACCCGCTCTACAACAACCCCTCGAGGACGACGCCGGTGTTTCAGCCCGCCGGAAACCGCTCCAAGGGCACACTCGCCATTGCCGCGGCCCCGACGAGCTTTTACGTCTCGGCAACCCCCGACCAGGAGGACAACGGCCCCGTCACCCTTTCCACGCAGAGCTACGCGTATTACAACGCCTATCAGTTCAACCCGACCCGCTTCACCTACACCGATGTCGCCGGAAACAAATACACCATCGACGAAAAGCTCGGCCTCATCGACCAGACCACGCCGCAAGGCCAGAAAATCACATTCAATCGCGATGCGCAGGGCCGCGTCACCGGCTACACGCACAGCAACGGCACTTCGCTGACCATCCACCGCGACCCGGTCACTCACCGCATCACCGGCATCACCACGCCCGAGGGCGACACCATCGCCTACACCTGCGATGCGAACGGCGACCTCGCCGGCCATACCGACCGCGCCGGGGCCACAACGAGCTTCACCTACTACACCGATTCGCCCGACCCCCGCGACGCGCACCTCGCCCACTTCCTCAAGGAAATCATCGACCCCAACAACACCCCCGCCATCCGCAACGAATACGACGAGCAAGGCCGCCTCATCAGGCAGACCGACGCCCTAGGCAATCCCGTCGAATACACCCACAACACCGAGGCCGCCACCGAAATCGTCACCGACCGCCTCGGCTACACCACCGCCCACGCCTACGACGACGAGGGCAACATCACCCGAACCGTGCAGGCCGACGGCTCTGAAATCAATTACGCCTTTGGCGACCCCTTCAACCCGAACGCCGTCACCCAAAAAACCGACGCGCTCGGCCGCGTCACCACCTACGAATATGACTCCGCTGGACGCGTGAAAAAGGAAATCAACGACCTCGGCGAATTCACCGAGACCGTTTACAACGCCCAGGGCAATCCCACGCAGTCAAAAGACGCCCGCGGCAACATCACCAAAACCGATTACCTTGGCAACGGCCTCCCGTCCAAGCTCACCGACGCCGAAGGCAACGCCACCACCTTCAACAGCTACGACGCGCGCGGCAACCTCACGCAGTTCACTGATGCCGCGGGACGCGCCACGCAGGTTACCTACACCGCCGCCGACAAAATCCTCACGCAAACCAGTCCCGACGGCATCCTCACCACCTTTGAATACGACGCCCACGGCCACGTTTCCAAGCAAACCCGCGTCAAAAACGGCCTCACCGAAATCACCGGGTATATCAACGACCCCGAGGGCCGCGTCCTCCAAACCACGCATCCTGACGGCACGATCACGACCACCCAATACAATCCCAACGGCAAGCCCGTCCTCGTCACCGACGCCGCCGGTCGCGCCACCGCCACCGAATACGACGCCGCGGGAAATGTCATAAAGTCACCACCACGCCCGCGACCACGGCCAACGGCGAGCAACCCGTTGTCACCGAAACCATCCACGACGCCGAAAGCCGTGCCACCCACCAAAAAGACGCCGCCGGCATCTGGACGCGCACCTACTACGACCCGATGGGACGCGCCATCGCCACCTATCACCTCGGCACCGGCCTCACACGCGCCCAAGCCGCCGCCACCGCCGTCGGCCACGGCGAACCGGTCAGTTTCACCCGCTACGACGCCGCGGGCCAGGTCACCGACACCTACGACGCGCTCGGCAACCGCACCCATTACACCTACGACGGCGCCGGACGCCGCGAGACCGTCACGCCTCCGGGCCTCACGCCCGCGGTCATCGCGCTCAACGCCAAGGGCGATGCCCTCGACATCACCACCGACGGCGCGCTCGACACCGCCCGCGTCTCCACCAACACCTACGACGCCAACGGCAACCTCCTCGTCTTCACCGACGCCAACGGCCACGCCACGACCCACACCTACGACAAAAACAACCGCCGCACCCGCACCACCCATCACGACGGCACGTTCACCGAAACCGAATACGACGAGCTTGGCCGCCGCAAAAAAGTGA
- a CDS encoding glycoside hydrolase family 172 protein, whose translation MKPKTLLLATLLFAIFAGAANAGTITIKSLLDEMTDRDERARFPDPAFTCAQFSSYDRASVAPDKPGWFANSDRSMFLRVERNNGRREFVMLDAKGPGAIVRFWMTFAGKDCGRGTMRIYIDGAGTPAVEGTAFDILSGSIIAGPPLAASVSEETPYERRGHNLYFPIPYAKHCKITYESGNLREDDPGAKKGDTERVYYNINYRSYPAGTPVESFSKSVAQRHAAAISSAQEKLASGAAGLAPAGNFTGLVADLAPGASHAVTLRGPAAVASIALRLRAQNQEQALRSTMLEITFDGEQTVRVPVGDFFGIGYKQLRTNTYNTTTDESGLMRAAWVMPFEKNCVVTLRNLGAQTVRVTDAAVATKPWKWDARSMHFGAGWRQYTKVLAGPHDKAVDLNYAELRGKGVYVGDNLAIFNTTYRWWGEGDEKVYVDGEKFPSHIGTGTEDYYGYAWCRPEVFTGHPFIAQPLGEGSFAPKLSVNTRYRGLDAIPFGKSLRFDMELWHWSPTRVNYAPAAFWYMLPGGRSLAPDNTADAREPVALDRGDIIPTDLRQDKDGALFIEGEDLLVEKTTSGKAAAQSIKRPMPWSGGAQLWWRDLKPEARATFAFYSDVSGRFDMTAFLTTANDYGTFVVRLNGKIVFKNLNLNTPELYTTTAQAGVELVKGKNTLDVELVAPSKHPGGKTHFGLDRLRFK comes from the coding sequence ATGAAACCCAAAACACTTCTGCTCGCCACCCTCCTTTTCGCCATTTTTGCGGGCGCGGCAAACGCCGGCACCATCACCATCAAGTCGCTGCTCGATGAAATGACCGACCGCGACGAACGCGCGCGCTTCCCCGATCCCGCCTTCACCTGCGCGCAATTCAGCAGCTACGATCGCGCCTCAGTCGCGCCGGACAAACCCGGCTGGTTCGCCAACTCCGACCGTTCCATGTTTCTCCGCGTCGAGCGCAACAACGGCCGGCGCGAGTTCGTCATGCTCGACGCCAAGGGGCCCGGCGCCATCGTCCGTTTTTGGATGACGTTTGCGGGCAAGGATTGCGGACGCGGCACCATGCGCATCTATATCGACGGCGCCGGCACGCCCGCCGTCGAGGGCACGGCGTTCGACATCCTCAGCGGCAGCATCATCGCCGGCCCGCCGCTCGCCGCGTCCGTCTCCGAGGAGACGCCCTACGAGCGGCGCGGGCACAATCTCTACTTCCCCATTCCCTACGCGAAGCATTGCAAAATCACCTACGAAAGCGGGAACCTGCGCGAGGACGACCCCGGCGCGAAAAAAGGCGACACCGAGCGCGTTTATTACAACATAAACTATCGCTCGTATCCCGCCGGCACGCCCGTCGAATCCTTCTCAAAATCCGTCGCGCAACGCCACGCCGCCGCCATCTCCAGCGCGCAGGAGAAACTCGCCTCCGGAGCCGCCGGGCTCGCCCCCGCCGGCAATTTCACCGGCCTCGTCGCCGATCTCGCGCCCGGCGCGAGCCACGCCGTCACCCTGCGCGGCCCCGCCGCCGTCGCCAGCATCGCGTTGCGGCTGCGCGCGCAAAACCAGGAGCAGGCGCTCCGCTCCACCATGCTCGAAATCACGTTCGACGGCGAACAAACCGTCCGCGTGCCCGTCGGCGACTTCTTCGGCATCGGTTACAAGCAGCTTCGAACAAACACGTATAACACCACGACTGACGAATCCGGCCTCATGCGCGCCGCGTGGGTCATGCCGTTTGAGAAAAACTGCGTCGTCACGCTGCGCAATCTCGGCGCGCAGACCGTCCGTGTAACCGACGCCGCCGTCGCCACCAAGCCGTGGAAATGGGATGCGCGCTCCATGCACTTCGGCGCGGGCTGGCGCCAATACACCAAGGTCCTCGCCGGCCCCCATGACAAAGCCGTCGACCTCAACTACGCCGAACTTCGCGGCAAGGGCGTTTATGTCGGCGACAATCTCGCCATCTTCAACACCACCTACCGTTGGTGGGGCGAGGGCGACGAAAAGGTCTATGTTGACGGCGAAAAGTTCCCCTCGCACATCGGCACCGGCACCGAGGATTATTACGGCTACGCATGGTGCCGCCCCGAGGTTTTCACCGGGCATCCGTTCATCGCGCAGCCCTTGGGCGAAGGCAGTTTCGCCCCAAAACTTTCCGTCAACACCCGGTATCGCGGCCTAGACGCCATCCCCTTCGGCAAATCGCTCCGCTTCGACATGGAACTGTGGCACTGGTCGCCCACGCGGGTGAACTACGCGCCCGCCGCCTTCTGGTATATGCTCCCCGGCGGACGCAGCCTCGCGCCCGACAACACCGCCGACGCCCGCGAACCCGTCGCGCTCGACCGCGGCGATATCATTCCAACCGATCTCCGGCAGGACAAGGACGGCGCGCTCTTCATCGAGGGCGAGGATTTGCTCGTTGAAAAAACCACCTCCGGAAAAGCCGCCGCGCAATCAATCAAGCGCCCCATGCCGTGGAGCGGCGGCGCGCAACTCTGGTGGCGTGACCTCAAGCCCGAAGCCCGCGCCACCTTTGCCTTTTATTCCGACGTCTCCGGCCGCTTCGACATGACCGCATTCCTGACCACCGCGAACGACTACGGCACATTTGTTGTCCGGTTGAACGGAAAAATCGTTTTCAAAAATCTCAACCTCAACACGCCCGAGCTCTACACCACCACCGCGCAAGCCGGCGTCGAACTCGTCAAGGGCAAGAACACCCTCGACGTCGAACTCGTCGCGCCGTCCAAGCATCCCGGCGGCAAAACTCACTTCGGCCTCGACAGGCTGCGGTTCAAGTGA
- a CDS encoding deoxycytidylate deaminase — MSTEQTESLVDIVANAAATAAERPSWDEYFMATALLISTRSPCERLHVGCVIVSGGARKNRIVAAGYNGYLPGVPHISRVRDGHEQSTVHAEQNAVADAARRGSSVEGCIAYVTHYPCINCAKILSAAGIAEVRYRDDYNNDPIVAPMLGDAGVRIVKLG, encoded by the coding sequence ATGAGCACGGAACAAACCGAATCACTTGTGGACATCGTGGCCAATGCCGCCGCGACGGCGGCGGAACGCCCCTCGTGGGACGAATATTTCATGGCAACGGCGTTGTTGATCTCGACGCGCTCGCCGTGCGAGCGCCTGCATGTCGGCTGCGTGATCGTGAGTGGCGGCGCGCGCAAAAATCGCATCGTGGCAGCCGGCTACAACGGCTACCTGCCCGGCGTGCCGCACATCTCCCGGGTGCGCGACGGGCACGAGCAGTCAACCGTGCACGCAGAGCAAAACGCGGTGGCCGACGCCGCGCGCCGCGGCAGCTCGGTGGAAGGCTGCATCGCCTACGTCACACATTATCCGTGCATCAACTGCGCAAAAATCCTGTCCGCCGCCGGCATCGCCGAAGTGCGCTACCGCGACGATTACAACAACGACCCGATTGTCGCCCCCATGCTCGGCGACGCCGGCGTGCGCATCGTAAAGTTGGGTTAA